One Camelina sativa cultivar DH55 unplaced genomic scaffold, Cs unpScaffold01441, whole genome shotgun sequence DNA segment encodes these proteins:
- the LOC104774091 gene encoding putative clathrin assembly protein At4g40080 — protein LSAGTGSRATAASAVESIMDRLHTTGDACVALKSLIIVHHIVKHGRFILQDQLSVFPSSGGRNYLKLSGFRDEKSPLMWELSSWVRWYALYLEHLLSTSRIMGFFISSTSSTIHKDEYEEMVSSLTNSDLLREMDAL, from the exons CTCTCCGCCGGTACTGGCTCACGAGCCACCGCTGCTTCCGCAGTCGAATCCATCATGGACCGTCTTCACACTACCGGAGATGCTTGCGTAGCCCTCAAATCTTTGATCATCGTCCACCACATCGTCAAACACGGCCGCTTCATCCTCCAGGATCAGCtctctgtttttccttcttcCGGTGGCCGTAATTATCTGAAACTTTCCGGTTTTAGAGATGAGAAATCTCCTTTGATGTGGGAGCTTTCTTCTTGGGTCCGATG GTATGCTTTATATCTTGAGCATCTATTATCAACTTCAAGAATCATGGGATTTTTCATATCTTCGACATCGAGCACAATTCACAAAGACGAATACGAAGAAATGGTTTCGTCTCTCACCAACTCTGATTTGCTTCGTGAGATGGATGCGCTC